The Beijerinckiaceae bacterium RH AL1 genome has a segment encoding these proteins:
- a CDS encoding Fatty acid hydroxylase (ID:RHAL1_00524;~source:Prodigal:2.6) gives MTAVDHGYASEADRLSASPRLFENALLDKLSRVHWSVPLYVYIPVIAALGYVSFELVKPALAIALFGLGYAIWTLIEYFGHRYLFHWEFPGAFGKRIHFLIHGVHHDHPNDPLRLVMPILLSGPIMIIAWFVATAMFAWIDPALRYPALMGFVTGYLTYDMVHYYTHHATPTTKLGLTLRRLHLMHHFRDHDKGFGVSAPYWDFVFGTAEKRQRR, from the coding sequence ATGACGGCTGTCGACCACGGCTATGCGAGCGAGGCGGATCGGCTCTCGGCGTCGCCGCGCCTGTTCGAGAACGCGCTGCTCGACAAGCTGTCGCGCGTGCACTGGTCGGTGCCGCTCTACGTCTACATCCCGGTCATCGCGGCGCTCGGCTACGTCTCGTTCGAGCTCGTGAAGCCGGCTCTGGCGATCGCCCTCTTCGGGCTCGGCTACGCGATCTGGACGCTGATCGAGTACTTCGGCCACCGCTACCTGTTCCACTGGGAGTTCCCGGGCGCGTTCGGCAAGCGGATCCACTTCCTGATCCACGGCGTCCACCACGATCACCCAAACGACCCGCTGCGGCTCGTGATGCCGATCCTGCTGTCGGGCCCGATCATGATCATCGCCTGGTTCGTCGCCACAGCGATGTTCGCGTGGATCGACCCGGCGCTGCGCTATCCCGCGCTGATGGGCTTCGTGACCGGCTACCTCACCTACGACATGGTGCACTACTACACGCACCACGCGACGCCGACGACGAAGCTCGGCCTGACGCTGCGCCGCCTGCACCTGATGCATCACTTCCGCGACCACGACAAAGGCTTCGGCGTGAGCGCGCCCTACTGGGACTTCGTCTTCGGCACCGCCGAGAAGCGCCAGCGCCGGTAG
- the ureF_1 gene encoding Urease accessory protein UreF (ID:RHAL1_00535;~source:Prodigal:2.6) — protein MTSSATDQASSLQLLIWLSPSFPVGAFAYSQGLEWAVEDGAVHDAATLEAWLVDLVAHGPIRADAVLLAAAWRAADPQAALAVNELALALAPSHERRLETATQGSAFLRAVAAAWLSAPLDALATALGEEDIAYPVAVGVAAAAHAIALRPTLAAFALAAITNLVSAALRLGPIGQSEAQAIIARVAPRLEALAAATEHAGLDDLGTCALRADIASMRHETQYSRLFRS, from the coding sequence ATGACGTCGAGCGCGACTGACCAGGCATCCAGCCTGCAGCTCCTGATCTGGCTGTCGCCGTCCTTCCCGGTCGGCGCGTTCGCCTATTCGCAAGGGCTGGAATGGGCGGTCGAGGATGGGGCGGTGCACGATGCGGCGACGCTCGAAGCCTGGCTCGTCGATCTCGTCGCGCACGGGCCGATCCGGGCCGACGCGGTGCTCCTCGCTGCCGCGTGGCGGGCCGCCGACCCGCAGGCGGCGCTGGCCGTCAACGAGCTGGCGCTTGCCCTTGCCCCATCGCACGAGCGACGGCTCGAGACCGCGACGCAGGGCTCGGCCTTCCTGCGCGCCGTCGCCGCCGCCTGGCTGTCCGCGCCCCTCGACGCCCTCGCCACGGCGCTCGGCGAAGAGGATATCGCCTATCCCGTCGCGGTCGGCGTCGCGGCCGCGGCTCACGCGATCGCGCTGCGGCCGACGCTCGCCGCCTTCGCGCTCGCCGCCATCACGAACCTCGTCTCGGCGGCGCTGCGGCTGGGACCCATCGGCCAGAGCGAGGCGCAGGCCATCATCGCGCGCGTCGCCCCGCGGCTCGAGGCGCTCGCCGCGGCCACGGAGCACGCCGGCCTCGACGATCTCGGCACCTGCGCGCTGCGCGCCGACATCGCCTCGATGCGCCACGAGACGCAGTACTCGCGCCTCTTCCGCTCCTGA
- a CDS encoding hypothetical protein (ID:RHAL1_00533;~conserved exported protein of unknown function;~source:Prodigal:2.6): MLLQYSTALLTTTFLAAGLGAALAQAPVKPASPTAAAPTTTTPALVVEPRDVVAAIYKSAVATVRKKGESPIEDPAIRAKYFSKSFDVALTAAETRAAHDGKPPFDFDPISAAQDAELQKVTIKTGVLEPGKASVSASFLNHGQSTVVSYDFVKEDGAWKVDDIKGTTEKEAWSVRKILRNPAREPKALPGMKDASKAPDADVKVTPPKRPDEKALQTH, from the coding sequence ATGCTCCTTCAATATTCCACGGCTCTTCTGACGACGACCTTCCTGGCCGCCGGCCTCGGGGCGGCGTTGGCCCAGGCTCCGGTGAAGCCGGCCTCGCCGACCGCCGCGGCCCCGACGACGACCACCCCGGCGCTGGTCGTGGAGCCGCGCGACGTCGTCGCCGCGATCTACAAGAGCGCGGTCGCGACCGTGCGCAAGAAGGGCGAGAGCCCGATCGAGGACCCGGCGATCCGCGCCAAGTATTTTTCGAAGAGCTTCGATGTCGCGCTGACCGCGGCCGAGACGCGGGCGGCGCACGACGGGAAGCCGCCGTTCGACTTCGACCCGATCTCCGCCGCGCAGGATGCCGAGCTGCAGAAGGTGACGATCAAGACCGGCGTGCTGGAGCCCGGCAAGGCGTCGGTCTCGGCGAGCTTCCTCAATCACGGGCAGTCGACGGTCGTGAGCTACGATTTCGTGAAGGAAGACGGGGCCTGGAAGGTCGACGACATCAAGGGTACGACCGAGAAGGAGGCGTGGTCGGTGCGCAAGATCCTGCGCAACCCGGCCCGCGAGCCGAAGGCGCTGCCCGGCATGAAGGACGCGTCCAAGGCACCCGACGCCGACGTGAAGGTCACGCCGCCGAAGCGCCCCGACGAGAAGGCCTTGCAGACGCACTGA
- a CDS encoding protein of unknown function (ID:RHAL1_00527;~source:Prodigal:2.6), whose amino-acid sequence MAEVGAAPPGARHSVHFAMGCRAPGDVVKVANHEAASGCRAINLRWVKIETYDIRIGNTEMILVEHPFYGQVYVQRPQE is encoded by the coding sequence ATGGCGGAGGTCGGCGCCGCCCCGCCCGGCGCCCGCCACTCCGTGCATTTCGCCATGGGATGCCGCGCACCGGGCGACGTCGTGAAGGTCGCCAACCACGAGGCGGCGAGCGGCTGCCGGGCGATCAACCTGCGCTGGGTCAAGATCGAGACCTACGACATCCGCATCGGCAACACCGAGATGATCCTCGTCGAGCATCCCTTCTACGGGCAAGTCTACGTGCAGCGGCCGCAGGAATAG
- a CDS encoding protein of unknown function (ID:RHAL1_00528;~source:Prodigal:2.6), with amino-acid sequence MTFRSFDGTRDLYGVAKTLRKLYPPQHEPSLAIERALEALAFLEARRSKIGRRPALASVA; translated from the coding sequence ATGACCTTCAGATCGTTCGACGGTACGCGTGATCTCTACGGTGTCGCAAAGACGCTCCGGAAGCTCTATCCGCCGCAGCACGAGCCGAGCCTCGCGATCGAGCGCGCGCTCGAAGCGCTCGCCTTCCTCGAGGCCCGGCGCAGCAAGATCGGCCGCAGGCCGGCGCTCGCGTCCGTCGCCTGA
- a CDS encoding Glycosyl transferase (ID:RHAL1_00531;~source:Prodigal:2.6) — translation MLFRIVLGLLEVCIYASVAGLLTVGAGFAALIAIKAYDLVGPPHWRNHLPRAFLPEAELPHVLVQIPVFNEHEVAIGAMRAACALDWPRDRLHVQILDDSTDESVAMVAAMAEELSAEGYLVEHRHRTRRSGYKAGALAEGLAATHEPFIAMLDVDFRPPTHWLRDVIPVLLADPDAAFVQSRCEFANYRTNWLTRVQGMMLDAHFMVEQAGRYRGGWLFQFNGTGGIWRREAIAEAGGWSSDSIVEDLDLTIRVALAGWHGLFMNEPGIPGLVPERISHWRVQQRRWSTGFIEVARKLLPKIWEAPWSLGFKLSAAFLIFVQVFYACVAVGVVSSIAAIALRGGDISPYYLEMEIIGIAAFVIAVGMTLLPYLALRRGSIWRYCATLVLVPPAMIFVSLSNAPSILTTALGRSESFKRTPKSLKAQREAPARD, via the coding sequence ATGCTTTTCCGGATTGTCCTCGGCCTGCTCGAGGTCTGCATCTACGCCTCGGTCGCCGGGCTGCTGACGGTCGGCGCCGGCTTCGCGGCGCTCATCGCGATCAAGGCCTACGATCTCGTCGGGCCGCCGCACTGGCGCAACCACCTGCCGCGCGCCTTCCTGCCGGAGGCCGAGCTGCCGCACGTGCTCGTGCAGATCCCCGTCTTCAACGAGCACGAGGTGGCGATCGGCGCGATGCGCGCGGCCTGCGCGCTCGACTGGCCGCGCGATCGCCTGCACGTCCAGATCCTCGATGATTCGACCGACGAATCGGTCGCCATGGTGGCCGCGATGGCCGAGGAGCTCAGCGCCGAGGGCTACCTCGTCGAGCACCGCCACCGCACCCGGCGCTCCGGCTACAAGGCCGGCGCGCTGGCCGAGGGACTTGCCGCGACGCACGAGCCGTTCATCGCCATGCTCGACGTCGACTTCCGGCCGCCGACCCACTGGCTGCGCGACGTCATCCCCGTCCTCCTCGCCGACCCCGACGCCGCGTTCGTGCAGTCGCGCTGCGAGTTCGCGAACTATCGCACCAACTGGCTGACCCGCGTGCAGGGCATGATGCTCGACGCGCATTTCATGGTCGAGCAGGCCGGCCGCTACCGCGGCGGCTGGCTGTTCCAGTTCAACGGCACCGGCGGCATCTGGCGGCGCGAGGCGATCGCCGAGGCCGGCGGCTGGTCGTCGGACTCGATCGTCGAGGACCTCGACCTCACGATCCGCGTCGCGCTCGCCGGCTGGCACGGGCTCTTCATGAACGAGCCGGGCATCCCAGGCCTCGTGCCCGAGCGCATCTCGCACTGGCGCGTGCAGCAGCGGCGCTGGTCGACCGGCTTCATCGAGGTGGCGCGCAAGCTGCTCCCGAAGATCTGGGAGGCGCCCTGGTCGCTCGGCTTCAAGCTGTCGGCGGCGTTCCTGATCTTCGTGCAGGTCTTCTACGCCTGCGTCGCGGTGGGCGTCGTCTCGTCCATCGCGGCGATCGCGCTGCGCGGCGGCGACATCTCGCCCTACTACCTCGAGATGGAGATCATCGGCATCGCCGCCTTCGTCATCGCGGTCGGCATGACGCTCCTGCCCTACCTCGCGCTGCGGCGCGGCTCGATCTGGCGCTATTGCGCGACGCTCGTTTTGGTGCCGCCGGCGATGATCTTCGTCTCGCTGTCCAACGCGCCGTCGATCCTGACCACCGCCCTGGGGCGCTCGGAGAGCTTCAAGCGCACGCCGAAGTCGCTCAAGGCGCAGCGCGAGGCGCCTGCCCGGGACTGA
- a CDS encoding hypothetical protein (ID:RHAL1_00529;~conserved protein of unknown function;~source:Prodigal:2.6) encodes MQRVKALNAFLGDVYGKQEIVRAGLVPRELIESNPAFRREMVGVKVPHGVYIHIAGIDVVRIDSEDFYVLEDNVRTPSGVSYMLENREVMMRVAPDLFAEHRVAPVENYPDALLGSLRSVNPDPAREPTIAVLTPGPFNSAYYEHSFLADKLGVELVEGRDLIVDNDTVYMRTTEGPKRVDVIYRRIDDDFLDPEFFKPESILGVPGIMRAYQAGNITIANAVGTGIADDKAIYTFMPEIIEFYLGEPMKLKNVQTWRCREPDSLKYVLEHLGELVVKEVNGSGGYGMLVGPHATKEQIEAFAEKLKADPANFIAQPTLSLSTCPTYFDSGVAPRHVDLRPFVLTGSDGVRVVPGGLTRVALKEGSLVVNSSQGGGTKDTWIVDDADGTGPGLASDLPPAHPIDGRAARPDIAGQSQNQTQG; translated from the coding sequence GTGCAGCGCGTCAAGGCGCTCAACGCCTTCCTCGGCGACGTCTACGGCAAGCAGGAGATCGTGCGCGCGGGGCTGGTGCCGCGCGAGCTCATCGAGAGCAACCCGGCCTTCCGACGCGAGATGGTCGGCGTCAAGGTCCCGCACGGCGTCTACATCCATATCGCCGGCATCGACGTGGTGCGCATCGATTCCGAGGACTTCTACGTCCTCGAGGACAACGTGCGCACGCCGTCTGGCGTGTCGTACATGCTGGAGAACCGCGAGGTCATGATGCGCGTCGCGCCGGACCTCTTCGCCGAGCATCGCGTCGCGCCGGTCGAGAACTATCCCGACGCGCTGCTCGGCAGCCTGCGCTCGGTCAACCCGGACCCCGCGCGCGAGCCAACCATCGCCGTGCTGACGCCGGGGCCCTTCAACAGCGCCTACTACGAGCACTCCTTCCTCGCCGACAAGCTCGGCGTCGAGCTCGTCGAGGGCCGCGATCTCATCGTCGACAACGACACGGTCTACATGCGCACGACCGAGGGGCCGAAGCGCGTCGACGTCATCTACCGCCGCATCGACGACGACTTCCTCGATCCCGAGTTCTTCAAGCCGGAGAGCATTCTGGGCGTGCCCGGCATCATGCGCGCCTACCAGGCCGGCAACATCACGATCGCCAACGCCGTCGGCACCGGCATCGCCGACGACAAGGCGATCTACACGTTCATGCCGGAGATCATCGAGTTCTACCTCGGCGAGCCGATGAAGCTGAAGAACGTCCAGACGTGGCGCTGCCGCGAGCCGGACAGCCTGAAGTACGTGCTCGAGCACCTCGGCGAGCTGGTCGTGAAGGAGGTCAACGGATCGGGCGGCTACGGCATGCTCGTCGGCCCGCACGCGACGAAGGAGCAGATCGAGGCCTTTGCCGAGAAGCTGAAGGCCGACCCCGCCAACTTCATCGCCCAGCCGACGCTGTCGCTGTCTACGTGCCCGACCTACTTCGACAGCGGGGTCGCGCCGCGCCACGTCGACCTGAGGCCGTTCGTGCTGACCGGCTCCGACGGCGTGCGCGTCGTGCCGGGCGGGCTCACCCGCGTCGCCCTGAAGGAGGGCTCGCTGGTCGTCAACTCGAGCCAGGGCGGCGGCACCAAGGACACCTGGATCGTCGACGACGCAGACGGCACGGGGCCGGGCCTCGCCAGCGACCTGCCGCCCGCGCACCCGATCGACGGGCGCGCCGCCCGCCCCGACATCGCCGGCCAAAGCCAGAACCAAACCCAGGGATAA
- the arcB gene encoding Arginase (ID:RHAL1_00525;~source:Prodigal:2.6): protein MATRNVALIGAPIDLGTHEPGPAIGPAFLRTAGLAASLRQLGLQVRDEGDVPAPPALPAQSAVANARNLAEVAAWSRALSDAVAAALDAQSLPIVLGGDHCLSIGSIDGVARHCAAQGRELFVLWLDAHADINTPATSPSGNMHGMPLAALTGQPGFGDAFASRPLARLDQQNLFMFGIRSVDPGERELIRALDLEVVDMRRIDEEGVVAPLRRILDRVAARDGLLHVSFDVDFLDPSVAPGVGTTVPGGATYREAHLVMEMLHESGLVGSLDVVEMNPFLDVRGQSALTIVELLASLFGRTTIDRAGTPAFQPDTGRPDA, encoded by the coding sequence TTGGCCACACGCAACGTCGCCCTCATCGGCGCGCCGATCGACCTCGGCACGCACGAGCCCGGCCCGGCGATCGGCCCGGCCTTCCTGCGCACCGCCGGCCTCGCCGCCTCGCTGCGGCAGCTCGGCCTGCAGGTGCGCGACGAAGGCGACGTGCCGGCGCCCCCCGCCTTGCCGGCACAATCCGCCGTCGCCAATGCCCGCAACCTCGCCGAGGTCGCCGCCTGGTCGCGGGCGCTCTCCGACGCCGTCGCCGCGGCGCTCGACGCGCAGAGCCTGCCGATCGTGCTCGGCGGCGACCACTGCCTTTCGATCGGCTCGATCGACGGCGTCGCCCGTCACTGCGCGGCGCAGGGGCGCGAGCTGTTCGTCCTGTGGCTCGACGCGCACGCCGACATCAACACGCCGGCGACCTCGCCGTCCGGCAACATGCACGGCATGCCGCTCGCCGCGCTGACCGGCCAGCCGGGCTTCGGCGACGCCTTCGCGAGCCGCCCGCTGGCCCGGCTCGATCAGCAGAACCTCTTCATGTTCGGCATCCGCTCGGTGGACCCGGGCGAGCGCGAGCTGATCAGGGCGCTGGACCTCGAGGTCGTCGACATGCGCCGGATCGACGAGGAGGGCGTGGTCGCGCCGCTCCGCCGCATCCTCGATCGCGTCGCGGCCCGCGACGGGCTGTTGCACGTGAGCTTCGACGTCGACTTCCTCGATCCCTCGGTGGCGCCCGGCGTCGGCACGACGGTGCCCGGCGGCGCGACCTACCGCGAGGCGCATCTCGTCATGGAGATGCTGCACGAATCCGGCCTCGTCGGCTCGCTCGACGTCGTCGAGATGAACCCGTTCCTCGACGTGCGCGGCCAGAGCGCGCTCACCATCGTCGAGCTTTTGGCGAGCCTTTTCGGCCGGACCACGATCGACCGCGCCGGGACGCCGGCGTTCCAGCCCGACACCGGCCGCCCGGACGCCTGA
- a CDS encoding exported protein of unknown function (ID:RHAL1_00532;~source:Prodigal:2.6), with protein sequence MHSFRLAAVAIIGTLAVSCLSASTAFAASPMSNAFVANVKANLDFLAKSSDMARTRAATPAARAFAADQASDAARSDVALNSALPSDGTTKLASADTDVLMTGRSVAIDVPTDGIARAANGRTPMGDKDLAALAKLSGKKFDDALWLKQLDALSQLRADYQAYADDGDDPALGALAERELPKVEARLKALTKI encoded by the coding sequence ATGCACTCGTTCAGGCTCGCGGCCGTCGCCATCATCGGCACGCTCGCCGTCTCCTGCCTTTCGGCCTCGACCGCCTTCGCGGCGTCGCCGATGTCGAACGCCTTCGTCGCCAACGTGAAGGCCAACCTCGATTTCCTCGCGAAGTCGAGCGACATGGCCCGCACCCGCGCCGCGACGCCGGCGGCCCGCGCCTTCGCCGCGGACCAAGCGAGCGATGCCGCGCGCTCCGATGTCGCGCTGAACAGCGCCCTGCCGAGCGACGGCACGACGAAGCTCGCCTCCGCCGACACCGACGTGCTGATGACCGGCCGCTCCGTCGCGATCGACGTGCCGACGGACGGCATTGCCCGGGCCGCCAACGGCCGCACGCCGATGGGCGACAAAGACCTCGCCGCGCTGGCCAAGCTCTCCGGCAAGAAGTTCGACGACGCCCTGTGGCTGAAGCAGCTCGACGCGCTGAGCCAGCTGCGGGCCGACTATCAGGCCTATGCCGACGACGGCGACGACCCGGCGCTCGGGGCGCTCGCCGAGCGCGAGCTGCCGAAGGTCGAGGCCCGCCTGAAGGCACTGACCAAGATCTGA
- a CDS encoding hypothetical protein (ID:RHAL1_00530;~conserved protein of unknown function;~source:Prodigal:2.6), which translates to MLARTADAIYWVSRYMERADFLARIIQATQRLAGLPTTYVNIGPAGSRGQGTEWDSTLEASGAAEGFHKTGAVVNEKNVVEYLAFSTENPSSIRNCIAAARANARAIRVALTTEMWEAINGAWFELIRFEQLFARDASLTREELTRFLDFVNKASLDFDGCAYRTMLRNDAYWFSRIGVYLERADNTARILDVKYNVLLPETEVVGGSLDYFQWTAILRAVSALTAYHWVYRQSIKPWLVADLLILKPDMPRSLIACYDNLVFFLDHIGRAYGRQGQAQRQARDIYERLQKSTTREIFQSGLHEFITGFVEENHKLGETIGVQYLALLA; encoded by the coding sequence ATGCTGGCACGCACGGCAGACGCGATCTACTGGGTCTCGCGCTACATGGAGCGTGCGGACTTCCTCGCCCGCATTATCCAGGCGACGCAGCGGCTCGCCGGCCTGCCGACCACCTACGTCAACATCGGCCCCGCGGGCAGCCGCGGGCAGGGCACGGAATGGGACTCGACGCTCGAGGCGTCGGGCGCCGCCGAGGGCTTCCACAAGACCGGCGCCGTCGTGAACGAGAAGAACGTCGTCGAGTATCTCGCCTTCTCGACGGAGAACCCGTCGTCGATCCGCAACTGCATCGCCGCCGCCCGCGCCAACGCCCGCGCGATCCGCGTCGCGCTGACGACCGAGATGTGGGAGGCGATCAACGGCGCCTGGTTCGAGCTCATACGGTTCGAGCAGCTGTTTGCCCGCGACGCCTCGCTCACCCGCGAGGAGCTGACGCGCTTCCTCGACTTCGTGAACAAGGCCTCGCTCGACTTCGACGGCTGCGCCTATCGCACGATGCTGCGCAACGACGCCTACTGGTTCTCGCGCATCGGCGTCTATCTCGAGCGCGCCGACAACACGGCCCGCATCCTCGACGTGAAGTACAACGTGCTGCTGCCGGAGACCGAGGTGGTCGGCGGCTCGCTCGACTATTTCCAGTGGACGGCGATCCTGCGCGCCGTCTCGGCGCTGACGGCCTACCACTGGGTCTACCGCCAGAGCATCAAGCCGTGGCTCGTCGCCGATCTCCTGATCCTCAAGCCCGACATGCCGCGCTCGCTGATCGCCTGCTACGACAACCTCGTGTTCTTCCTCGACCACATCGGCCGCGCCTACGGCCGCCAGGGCCAGGCGCAGCGGCAGGCGCGCGACATCTACGAGCGGCTGCAGAAATCGACGACGCGCGAGATCTTCCAGTCCGGCCTGCATGAGTTCATCACCGGCTTCGTCGAGGAGAACCACAAGCTCGGCGAGACGATCGGCGTGCAGTATCTGGCGCTGCTGGCGTAG
- a CDS encoding Type I secretion outer membrane protein, TolC family (ID:RHAL1_00526;~source:Prodigal:2.6), with translation MSEALARAYRGNPALNAQRAGTRAVDEGVAKAVSGYRPKVNGAGYVGFDDEKVTGRRLNLVSPRTGQYAPRDGEVMVTEKLFDGNRTTNTVRRSESLDFASRETLRSTEQQTLLAGATAYMDVLRDLALVALARNEVMVLEYELRGSRARYRANEVTFTDVAEVATNLAQARTRFANAEAALQASMASFRRIIGTPPTRLEAAGPVDGLVPATQGAAIAVGLLAHPRIAAALHDVDAAETAVHVEEGKLLPTVDFVGRAEGSLQRNGASNSRAELEARLRAEVPVYDGGATYAEIRKAKEQVAVVRLRAEAMRDQVRADVMSSWGQREAAKALIFAAKTSVTASEVALTDVRAEASMGQRTTYDILLAIQALFKARTMLITAQHDRVVASYGLAAATGRLGATSLGLSVTPSDPTIHYMQVRDKWAGMRTPDGR, from the coding sequence ATGTCGGAGGCCTTGGCGCGCGCCTACCGCGGCAACCCCGCCCTCAACGCGCAGCGGGCGGGCACGCGCGCGGTCGACGAGGGCGTCGCCAAGGCCGTCTCGGGCTACCGGCCGAAGGTCAACGGCGCGGGCTACGTCGGCTTCGACGACGAGAAGGTCACGGGCCGCCGCCTCAACCTCGTCTCGCCGCGGACCGGCCAGTATGCCCCGCGCGATGGCGAGGTGATGGTCACCGAGAAGCTCTTCGACGGCAACCGCACCACGAACACGGTCCGGCGCTCGGAATCGCTCGATTTCGCGTCGCGCGAGACGCTCCGCTCCACCGAGCAGCAGACGCTGCTCGCCGGCGCCACCGCCTACATGGACGTGCTGCGCGATCTCGCCCTCGTCGCGCTGGCCCGCAACGAGGTGATGGTCCTCGAGTACGAGCTGCGCGGCAGCCGCGCCCGCTACCGCGCAAACGAGGTCACCTTCACCGACGTCGCCGAGGTGGCGACGAACCTCGCCCAGGCGCGCACCCGGTTCGCCAACGCCGAGGCGGCCCTGCAGGCGAGCATGGCGAGCTTCCGGCGGATCATCGGCACGCCGCCGACGCGGCTCGAGGCGGCGGGGCCGGTCGACGGGCTCGTGCCGGCCACCCAGGGCGCCGCCATCGCCGTCGGGCTGCTGGCGCATCCCCGTATCGCGGCAGCGCTGCACGATGTCGACGCCGCCGAGACGGCCGTCCACGTCGAGGAGGGCAAGCTCCTGCCGACGGTCGACTTCGTCGGCCGGGCGGAAGGCTCCCTGCAGCGCAACGGGGCGAGCAACTCCCGCGCGGAACTCGAGGCGCGGCTCAGGGCCGAGGTGCCCGTCTACGACGGCGGCGCCACCTACGCGGAGATCCGCAAGGCGAAGGAGCAGGTCGCGGTGGTGCGGCTGAGGGCGGAGGCCATGCGCGACCAGGTGCGCGCCGACGTCATGTCGAGCTGGGGCCAGCGCGAGGCCGCCAAGGCGCTGATCTTCGCCGCCAAGACGTCGGTGACGGCATCGGAGGTGGCGCTCACCGACGTCCGTGCCGAGGCGAGCATGGGGCAGCGGACGACCTACGACATCCTCCTGGCGATCCAGGCGCTCTTCAAGGCGCGCACGATGCTGATCACCGCGCAGCACGACCGGGTCGTCGCCAGCTACGGGCTTGCCGCCGCGACGGGGCGGCTCGGCGCGACGAGCCTCGGCCTCTCCGTGACGCCCTCCGACCCGACGATCCATTACATGCAGGTGCGGGACAAATGGGCCGGCATGCGCACCCCCGACGGACGGTGA
- a CDS encoding GMP synthase (ID:RHAL1_00534;~source:Prodigal:2.6): MRIAILETGTPTGTMAAEFGTYPDMTHRLLGDAHEFETIPVWDGAALPAPQAYDAYAITGSSAGAYDPLPWIAPLEEFLRAAQGRAKVVGICFGHQILAQALGGTVAKAPQGWGLGLHRYAIDGTADWLDGPATVSGTASHQDQVVVPPPGSRTLASSAFTPHAVLAYGADAISFQFHPEFEPAFSRALFTRRRIPGVAQAEVDAAVASLDAPHDNVRVGGWIDRFLRG; the protein is encoded by the coding sequence ATGCGCATCGCGATCCTGGAGACCGGCACGCCGACGGGCACGATGGCCGCGGAGTTCGGCACCTACCCCGACATGACGCACCGGCTGCTCGGCGACGCGCATGAGTTCGAGACGATCCCGGTGTGGGACGGCGCGGCGCTGCCGGCGCCGCAGGCCTACGACGCCTACGCCATCACCGGCTCGTCCGCCGGCGCCTACGATCCGCTGCCGTGGATCGCCCCGCTCGAGGAATTTTTGCGGGCGGCGCAGGGGCGGGCCAAGGTCGTCGGCATCTGCTTCGGGCACCAGATCCTGGCGCAGGCGCTCGGCGGGACGGTGGCCAAGGCACCGCAGGGCTGGGGGCTCGGCCTGCATCGCTACGCGATCGACGGCACCGCCGACTGGCTGGACGGGCCGGCGACCGTCTCGGGCACGGCCTCGCACCAGGACCAGGTCGTCGTGCCGCCGCCGGGCAGCCGGACGCTGGCGTCGAGCGCCTTCACCCCGCATGCCGTTCTCGCCTACGGCGCCGACGCGATCTCCTTCCAGTTCCACCCCGAGTTCGAGCCGGCGTTTTCGCGGGCGCTGTTCACGCGGCGGCGCATCCCCGGCGTCGCGCAGGCGGAGGTGGATGCGGCCGTCGCCTCGCTCGACGCGCCGCACGACAATGTCCGCGTCGGCGGCTGGATCGACCGCTTCCTGCGCGGCTGA
- a CDS encoding Urease accessory protein UreE (fragment) (ID:RHAL1_00536;~source:Prodigal:2.6) — protein sequence MTTNASSPLPAARGVRPRGTWEGAPRDVVVLDFDARHRRRVAMQGVRGLSFLLDLAEATALRGGDALVLDDGALVEVVAAPEPLVEVSASDPAAMVRIAWHLGNRHLPVQLAGKRLRLRRDHVIEAMILGLGGKLVEIEAPFDPEGGAYSEGGHGHGHTHDHHGHHHGSP from the coding sequence ATGACGACGAACGCATCCTCTCCGTTGCCGGCCGCCCGCGGCGTGCGACCCCGCGGCACCTGGGAGGGTGCGCCGCGCGACGTCGTCGTGCTGGACTTCGACGCCCGGCATCGCCGTCGGGTCGCCATGCAGGGCGTGCGCGGCCTGTCGTTCCTGCTCGATCTCGCCGAGGCGACGGCCCTGCGCGGCGGCGACGCGCTGGTGCTCGACGACGGCGCTCTCGTCGAGGTGGTGGCCGCGCCTGAGCCGCTGGTCGAGGTCTCGGCCTCCGATCCTGCCGCGATGGTGCGCATCGCCTGGCACCTCGGCAACCGGCACCTGCCGGTGCAGCTCGCCGGCAAGCGCCTGCGGCTGCGGCGCGATCACGTCATCGAGGCGATGATCCTCGGCCTCGGCGGCAAGCTCGTCGAGATCGAGGCGCCCTTCGATCCGGAGGGCGGCGCCTATAGCGAGGGCGGCCACGGCCATGGGCACACACACGACCACCATGGGCATCATCACGGGTCCCCATGA